One window of the Candidatus Chryseobacterium colombiense genome contains the following:
- the gcvH gene encoding glycine cleavage system protein GcvH — protein MNTPSELKYTKDHEWIKIEGNVATIGITDFAQGELGDIVYVDVDTVDDELNGGDVFGSVEAVKTVSDLFLPISGKVIEFNSELEDQPELLNSDPYGDGWIIKLEIAGGADHSELLSAEEYQAIIG, from the coding sequence ATGAACACACCATCAGAATTAAAGTACACTAAAGATCACGAATGGATTAAGATTGAAGGTAACGTTGCTACAATCGGTATTACAGATTTCGCACAGGGCGAGTTGGGAGATATCGTATATGTAGATGTAGATACTGTAGATGATGAGCTTAATGGAGGAGACGTTTTCGGAAGTGTAGAAGCTGTAAAAACAGTTTCAGACTTATTCTTACCTATTTCTGGAAAAGTGATTGAATTTAACTCAGAATTAGAAGATCAGCCGGAATTATTAAATTCAGACCCTTACGGAGACGGATGGATCATTAAATTAGAAATTGCTGGAGGTGCAGATCATTCAGAATTACTTTCTGCAGAAGAATATCAGGCTATCATTGGATAG
- a CDS encoding CPBP family intramembrane metalloprotease: protein MEIVKKKTYRENYLLKIGIPSFICFNLLAIILDHFKITDPSSRETRFNNLNVMTMILGGVLFAPVFEELFFRGIFTGKKYLKYISYFGIAFFVMMQQSYFLIPLLILFIILSELKTKNNFLKYSYFVNALLFSLMHYKFYDLLSIFSYPSIIGTAGLALVLIWLVLNVGLWSSILVHFLVNGTLISTAIIAYENSDRTLKKVETNDFVMTYQYVSLFEKEGQVEFYQNKEVKAVNTSIDNINKLFCPNTELKEVYFGMFNITIKRKQNSTKKLDCQTFHELLDKSKITEE, encoded by the coding sequence ATGGAAATCGTAAAAAAGAAAACGTACCGGGAAAATTATTTATTAAAGATTGGAATTCCTTCATTTATTTGCTTTAACCTTCTTGCAATTATTCTCGATCACTTTAAAATTACGGATCCATCCTCCAGAGAAACGAGATTTAATAATCTTAATGTAATGACTATGATTCTTGGCGGTGTTTTATTTGCACCTGTTTTTGAAGAACTCTTTTTTCGGGGTATTTTTACGGGGAAAAAATATTTAAAATATATAAGCTACTTTGGGATTGCATTTTTTGTGATGATGCAGCAAAGCTACTTTCTGATTCCTCTATTAATACTGTTTATTATTTTATCTGAATTAAAAACTAAAAATAATTTTCTGAAATACTCTTACTTTGTAAATGCTTTATTGTTTAGCTTAATGCATTACAAGTTTTACGACTTACTAAGTATTTTCTCATATCCTAGCATTATTGGAACTGCGGGATTGGCCTTGGTTTTAATATGGTTGGTTCTTAATGTTGGACTTTGGTCTTCCATACTGGTACATTTTCTTGTTAATGGGACTCTTATTTCTACTGCAATTATAGCCTATGAAAACTCAGACAGAACGTTGAAAAAAGTAGAAACCAATGATTTTGTAATGACCTATCAATACGTTTCACTGTTTGAAAAGGAAGGGCAGGTAGAATTTTACCAAAACAAAGAAGTTAAAGCAGTAAATACAAGCATTGATAATATTAATAAATTATTTTGCCCAAACACGGAATTAAAAGAGGTATATTTCGGTATGTTCAATATCACCATAAAAAGAAAACAAAACAGTACAAAAAAGTTAGACTGTCAGACATTTCATGAATTACTGGATAAAAGCAAGATTACAGAAGAATAA
- a CDS encoding VanZ family protein, producing MPIYWAFLTYMLLKPGEENHEYWFMFNGIDKVLHLSIFAMLGFCFMAVFPKIKFSYFFQIILIYAFLTEILQEEMGLGRSMETLDVVADTIGCLIGYYTYKVLIKRFF from the coding sequence TTGCCCATTTATTGGGCATTTCTTACTTATATGCTGCTTAAGCCCGGAGAAGAGAATCACGAATACTGGTTCATGTTCAACGGTATCGACAAAGTTTTACATCTAAGTATATTCGCAATGCTTGGTTTCTGCTTCATGGCAGTCTTCCCAAAAATTAAGTTCTCTTACTTTTTTCAAATTATTCTTATTTACGCCTTTCTCACAGAGATCCTTCAGGAAGAAATGGGGCTCGGAAGATCCATGGAAACTCTCGATGTTGTTGCAGATACCATTGGATGCTTGATCGGCTATTATACATATAAGGTACTTATCAAACGTTTTTTCTGA